One Littorina saxatilis isolate snail1 linkage group LG11, US_GU_Lsax_2.0, whole genome shotgun sequence genomic window, aaaacgatccaaaattacttttcttttattcttcatcatgttctgattccaaaaacatataaatttgttatattcggattaaaaacaagctctgaattaaaattaaaaatataaagattatgattaaaataaaatttccgaaatcgttttaaaaacaatttcatcttatttcctGTCGGTTcccgattaaaaaaacatatagatatgatatgtttggattatcattaaaaacacgctcagaaagttaaaacgaagagaggtacagtaaagcgtgctatgcagcacagcgcaaccgctaccgcgctgaacaggctcgtcactttcactgccttttgcactagcggcggccTACGGTCAAtatgaaaaaatgcagtgcgtttagtttcattctgtgagttccacagcttgactaaatgtagtaatttcgccttacgcgacttgtttttctttctaagctctatttctctcttcctttctgatttttacatttagtcaagttttgactaaatgttttaacatagacagggaatcgagacgagggtcgtggtgtatatcgagacgagggtcgtggtgtatgtatgtgtgtgtgtgtgtgtgtgtgtgtgtgtgtgtgtgtgtgtgtgtgtgtgtgtgtgtgtgtgtgtgtgtgtgtgtgtgtgtgtgtgtgtgtgtgtgtgtgtgtgtgtgtgtgagtgtgtcattaAAACGGTTAACATCTAAAGGAATATACTTTTACCCTACCCCTCCCTGTGGCGGTTTCAGGTGCGCACCAGTGTCGGGAGGGGGAGTTCAAGTGCCGGAGGAGTTACTGTATCGACGGAGACCAGCAGTGCGACGGTAACATGGACTGCGAGATGACGTACACGGATGAACAAGGCGGCTGTCGTGAGTGTGTCGTCATTGCTCATTGCGTCATGTATGTTATTTTGTGTTGATGGGTGGAGTTTGTTGTGGCAAGGCAACTGTCTTTACTTGACGGTGTGACGGCAATGTGGATTGCGAGATGACGTACACGGCTGAACACGGTTGTCGTAACTGTGACGTCACTGGTCGTGACGTcatgtgtatttgcgtgtggtGGTGGGTGGGGTTGGTTGTGGTAAGGTTACTGTGTTAACTGACAATGCGACGGCAATATGGACGGCCAGATGACCTACAAGAATGAACACGGATTTCGTAAGTGTGACGTCATTGGTCGTTACGTAATGTATGTTTCTACGTGTGTGTTGGTTGGTGGTTGTGGTTAGGATGAGGTACAGGTTGTGGCAAAGTAACTGTGTTGACGAGAGTGTGAGGATACTGGATTGGATGATCTGCATAATATATGAGCACCCGCTGTTGAAGGTATATACGTCATTGGTTATTACGCcaggctatgtgtgtgtgcgtgcgtgcgtgtgtgtgagtgtgtgtatgtgtgtgtttgtgcgtgtgtgtgtgttattttagCTTTTCATTCACAAAGTACTCAAGCTCTCCCAGATTTGTATCTCACTCTTTCACTTAGTGATTTAATTAATGTTTGTTTCAGCTTACTCATGTCCCTACCACTACCAGGATCCCGTGTGCACGTGTCAGCAAGAGAAGATGAACTGTGAACACAAGAACCTCACTCTCCTGCCCTACTTTAACGTCAAGATGGAGCCCTACTCGCAGTTGTAAGTGATTCGTCAATGCACGGACCTATATTTAGGTCTATGGTCAATGGTATTCATTTTAATGGTGaggaaaaaagtgtgtgtgagtgtgtgtgtgtgtgtgtgtgtgtgtgtgtgtgtgtatgtgtgtgtctgtgtctatgcgagtgtgtatgtgtgtcacgtgtgtgtgtgtatatgtgtttgtgtgtgtgtgtgtgtgtgtgtgtgtgtgtgtgtgtgtgtgtgtgtgtgtgtgtgttgccgtctgtctgtcttgtttgtctatctgtcaaTGGCTGTGTCTGATAAAGATGACTTCATGCATAGCTTTGTTTTACAATGTTACTATTTTTAACGTGCTGTTTCATTAACAGCCACCTGTCCGGAAATCGCCTGCAACTGAACGCCAACACATTTGATGAACTCAGCCGTATGACCATTTTGTAAGTTTTTTTgttctacctgtctgtctgtctgtctgtctgcgtgcatgcatgcatgcctgcctatgtctctctgtccgccttcctctgtttttctctctctttctttatatctctctttctctcttgttatcaatgtctgtcctcctctctctctatttttcttctgtttctctctatcttcccccccccccccctctctttctgtctgtctctctctctccctctctctctctctctctctctctccctctctctcctctctctctctctccctctctctctctctcccctctctctctctctcctctctctctctctctctctctctctctctctctctctctctctctctctctctctcattctcaaaCGCTGTGACTTGATGGACAAACAGATACTAAGACTGTCTACCAAATCGCATTCGATTCGCGCGTGATAACAACGGCGGAAATACAAACTGTAAACAGACCAAGTGTTGGACTGACGAAATTAGATGGATATCCATGATATTATCCCAGGTACATATCGCGATCGTTTCGTGTGTTATATATATCACAATGTGTTTTTGGCAAAGGAAACTAAAGTGTGTGGTTGTTTCACGTCTAACGTACGAAGAGGAAGTAATGTGCAGTTTGATTTGTGCAGCTTGAGCTCGCTCAGTATTTATGCAAAATCAATGTAGTCAATATTgtttagagagagacagaaagagagaggggggggggggggggggagatagagagaaacagaagaaaaatagagaaagaggaggacaggggcttgagagttaaattgtgctgacggtgaaaactcctgataactaatagtcatgttgagcttcaatgcattggtATGTCAtttggatcatactattgccagaattggattatggatacatggttcattacgtaaatatgcaccactagatgattacccgcttcgccggctaccggcttcgccgggaagaagtagaggcgaatacccggcttcgccgggtacccggcttggccgggtgagtggcgcactgtacgccgggtgaatggcgcaccgtacgcgattgacgccacacgaaggaagggagataaacgcgcaaaacactggagaagataaggaagagttactgggaatggatgtacagaaaaaccataaaaaccaaaatcggttcagcgctgcgcgctgagagcacgtgttaaacattttcatcgaccagattgtgtccggggtctacctgaatatggccaccaaatttgaatcagatccatcgagaactttggccgtgcatagcgaacacagacagacagacagacacacagacacacacaagccgtatataaatatagattacaatgttaccattgttgtataaaggtgtgtttgtttgttttgttgggtgtttgttttgttgggtgtttgttttgttgggggTGGAGTGAGGAGAATGtattttttacctgatccaaacgagttgaattttagtctcagaatgcaccagattgcacagattttaatgtaccatttacaAAAATTTCGGGGGACCATCCCCCGAACCCCCCTCAttacaagagagtcccacccctggaaataaacaagtcgcataaggcggaataacaacatttagtcaagctcacacaatgaaactgaacgccctgcttttttcaccaagaccgcatactcgtagtttcgtcagcccaccgctcgtggcaaagacagtgaaatcgacaagccagaatagtgcggtagtggtcgcgctgagcaggataacacgcttttctgtatctctattctttttagcttactgagtttgtttttaatccaaacatatcatatctatatgtttttggaatcaggaaccgacaaggaataagatgaaattgtatttaaatcgatttcgaaaaattaattttaatcataattttcatatttttaattttcagagcttgtttgtaatccaaatataacatatgtatatgtttttggaatcagaaaatgacgaagaataagagaataagatgcaattgtttttggatcgtttattaaaaaaaaaatttttattacaagtttccgatttttaatgaccaaactcattcattagtttttaagccaccaagctgaaatgcactaccaaagtccggccttcgtcgaagattgctttgccaaaatttcaaattaatttgattgaaaaattagggtgtgacagtgccgcctcaacttttacaaaaagccggatatgacgtcatcaaaggtatttatcgaaaaaatgaaataaaaatccgggtgatatcatactcaggaactctcatgtcaaatttcataaagatcggtccagcagtttactctgaatcgctctacacacacacacacacacacacacacacacacacacacacacacacacacacacacacacacacacacacacgtacacagacacatacaccacgaccctcgtctcgattccccctctatgttaaaacatttagtcaaaacttgactaaatgtaaaaaggcaaaaagtatgggttgaagcaacctgcatgcaactgaggtaaacaaaacaaatttaaaaagagaataaaaaaaacaagaaaggtttgtTGTTGGAAAGTTTAATTTTTGACCaaaaaacgttccaacaacataccttttttgttgtttttttattctgaattttggaacgttggcagtgtatatatttgttttgGGATTTCATGATGTACGCAATGTAAATTGTTCTCTTCTGCACATTTCGCAGGGACCTGAGCAACAACTCTTTGGAAGACATCCCCGATGGCATCTTCATTAACCAATGGCGACTTGTGTCCTTGTAAGTTACTTTTCTAATATTACAGCGTTCTaaatgatcgaacgtgtagcaaagacctgtacgtgtacgtgtagatattgcgtcacccgtgactcattTTGTTCTttaatgttccaaatgcatgcGTTGTTTGCTCCAatcaagactgcagatcttggcaaacgcgtgacgcaAAAACTAGaattgatgacgttacccgtacactttcccgtacacgtcctgaaaagtgctgatctagatcttgttATTGACCtaatttgcaaaagtcaaaATCAACTTCTTATAGCGTGGCGTCCCTTGAGCCCTTCTGACAGCAAACGCTTGGGCGGAGAAGCAAAACTGAAGGCCCGGCATGGTAAACTGGAACGtgggtgccccccccccccccccccccccccccccccccccccccccccccccccccctaacctaCGCCTCATTACTGTCAAACCATGAGTTGATTCCAAGCTGTGTTGTGCTTGGTGTTTCGAATTAACGCTCGATGTCCTACATATTAAAGCAGAATAACATGAGCGGTAACAGCTAAGGCTAAGACTTCATCTGAATTTCAGAGTTATTTTAATTAATATTTTATatttcagattcaaacaacaatCTCCTTGCACAAAGGCCTAGTTTATTTTGATACCAAAAAATCCACaaccacgacaacaacaacaacaacaacaacaacaacaacaataacagcaacaaaaacaacaacaaacctaccaAATGCAATGAGAACCGACTACCCGGTTGATGTTTGTGCTGCGGTTTTTCCACACAAAAACCAGTAAAATAGTGGCTTTGTTTGGTAAACGAAAACATAGTTTGTGGTGAAATTTTATGTATTCTTTTCTTATTCCAAGAAACCTGCAGAACAATGGGATCACAGAGCTGAGCAATGGAACTTTCAAAGGCCTCTCCAATCTCAAAACTTTGTGAGTATATCGAAAAGGGACCTGCAGACAAGTTCATTACATTTTTAGCCCAAGTTGCCGTCaatcatttgtgaccctccaccacggaatgagtcgcatgtcacctttccatgattttcatatttttacattttcctaaagagttttttatgctctatccagtggtgaaaacgtttttagaaaagagcaaaaactgtttgagttataagcctgtgactaagttgaccctcacactgttaccagacactccccggacttatattaagccttgcgtagaaccgcgcgaggtgacatgcgactcatttcgtggtggagggtcacattttggaAATCTTTAATGTAGACAATGTCTTATCATGTGCAGATTGTTTCCCAATTGCCCAGTAGACAGTGACATTGTGAATGTGTCTTCAAACTACAGACCGTGGCACCATTATTGACGCGAGAAGACATATTAACGACCTAGCGCAGTGCTAACTTTCTATGGAAATTGAATTATTGTGTTAGTTATAGTTTGGCCTGTACAGTCGGTAAACACCACGTGCATTCCTGGCGAAAATGTGCGTTCATAGCCTCAATGGCGTCAATTGTCATTCTTGTGAAAAGCACAATATGTGTCGTAAAAGCCCCATTTATATACATGtaagactagatgaatacccgcttcgccgggaagaagtagaaccGAATACCCGgtcgcaccgtacgaaggaagggagataaacgcgcaaaacactggagaagatgagagcacgcacgtgttcaacATTT contains:
- the LOC138979517 gene encoding G-protein coupled receptor GRL101-like, whose product is MVTFPACAQGEFQCVNQQCVPDSVRCDGKADCFDRTDEDKCDSPCPEGRKGCSVGGQCVTVAQWCDHKRDCPDGSDEASCEYPQCASSEFRCHSGQCVDKDVVCYDGRGAKGSGCYDQSHLMNCSAHQCREGEFKCRRSYCIDGDQQCDGNMDCEMTYTDEQGGCPYSCPYHYQDPVCTCQQEKMNCEHKNLTLLPYFNVKMEPYSQFHLSGNRLQLNANTFDELSRMTILDLSNNSLEDIPDGIFINQWRLVSLNLQNNGITELSNGTFKGLSNLKTL